In Nonomuraea muscovyensis, one genomic interval encodes:
- a CDS encoding ASCH domain-containing protein, which produces MWGRIDGLRVLELGAPGEMRRQLTDLTLAGVKRATAGLLELDYHAENEPLEHVGERLALVDDSGAKVAELEVVDVQLVPFAEVTWEFAEAEGEGFRSVDHWRDAHRRYWAAEGHEVDASTTVVCLHYRLVSD; this is translated from the coding sequence ATGTGGGGACGAATCGACGGGCTGCGCGTACTCGAACTGGGCGCGCCGGGGGAGATGCGCAGGCAACTGACCGACCTGACGCTCGCGGGCGTCAAGCGGGCCACGGCCGGGCTGCTGGAGCTCGACTACCACGCGGAGAACGAGCCGCTGGAGCACGTCGGCGAACGCCTGGCGCTGGTGGACGATTCGGGGGCCAAGGTGGCCGAGCTCGAGGTCGTCGACGTCCAGCTCGTGCCGTTCGCCGAGGTCACCTGGGAGTTCGCCGAGGCGGAGGGAGAGGGGTTCCGCTCCGTCGACCACTGGCGCGACGCCCACCGCCGCTACTGGGCCGCCGAAGGTCACGAGGTGGACGCCTCCACGACGGTGGTCTGCCTCCACTACCGCCTGGTCAGCGACTAG
- a CDS encoding GNAT family N-acetyltransferase, whose amino-acid sequence MADVGVRAARREDVLQVANVQIRAWRYGYRDFLPEGPLEQMTGPAAEKMWLRQWDEAIVAPPTSRHRVLVAVETILDTEGFPALGAGGSAALATPRGGERVVGLASHAPAEDPDLDPTEVAEMLTLLVDPDFVRRGHGSRLLNATVDHLREDGYRQIVTWTFADNYAVLGFLESAGWGEDMAERVLDMGRPIRMVRLTTDIS is encoded by the coding sequence ATGGCAGACGTAGGCGTCCGGGCGGCCCGGCGCGAGGATGTGCTTCAGGTGGCGAATGTTCAGATCCGCGCCTGGCGCTACGGCTATCGGGATTTCCTCCCCGAGGGCCCTCTGGAGCAGATGACCGGCCCGGCGGCGGAGAAGATGTGGCTGCGGCAGTGGGATGAGGCGATCGTCGCCCCGCCCACGTCGAGGCACCGGGTGCTGGTCGCGGTGGAGACCATCCTCGACACCGAGGGCTTCCCCGCGCTCGGGGCGGGCGGCAGCGCCGCCCTGGCGACCCCACGCGGCGGTGAGCGGGTGGTCGGGCTGGCCTCCCACGCTCCCGCCGAGGATCCCGATCTCGACCCGACCGAGGTCGCCGAGATGCTGACGCTGCTGGTCGACCCCGACTTCGTCCGGCGCGGGCACGGCAGCCGCCTGCTCAACGCCACGGTCGACCACCTGCGCGAGGACGGCTACCGGCAGATCGTCACCTGGACGTTCGCCGACAACTACGCCGTGCTCGGCTTCCTGGAGTCGGCGGGTTGGGGCGAGGACATGGCCGAGCGGGTGCTCGACATGGGCCGCCCGATCCGCATGGTCAGGCTCACCACCGACATCAGTTAA
- a CDS encoding GNAT family N-acetyltransferase, translating to MVRWAEHGELAGLVPIELAADGLFEQVGITFPPGTTQVEEVTDPASVLVEGEPPAGFALVGWVDGNVHLDQLAVHPGRMRQGVGGRLVTAVLDHAAASGAPAVTLTTFRDVPWNAPWYTRHGFTVLPEEQWGPELRALVEHERELGIEVAPRVVMSAVTGPRPSR from the coding sequence ATGGTGCGATGGGCCGAACACGGCGAGCTCGCGGGTCTGGTGCCGATCGAGCTGGCGGCCGACGGGTTGTTCGAGCAGGTGGGCATCACCTTCCCGCCGGGCACGACACAGGTCGAGGAGGTGACCGACCCCGCCTCGGTGCTGGTCGAGGGCGAGCCGCCCGCCGGGTTCGCCCTGGTGGGGTGGGTCGACGGAAACGTGCACCTCGACCAGCTCGCCGTCCACCCCGGCCGGATGCGGCAGGGCGTCGGCGGCCGGCTCGTCACGGCGGTGCTCGACCACGCGGCGGCGAGCGGCGCTCCGGCGGTGACGCTGACGACCTTCCGCGACGTGCCGTGGAACGCGCCCTGGTACACCCGGCACGGCTTCACGGTGCTGCCGGAGGAGCAGTGGGGGCCCGAGCTGCGGGCGCTGGTGGAGCACGAGCGCGAGCTGGGCATCGAGGTGGCCCCGCGTGTGGTGATGAGCGCGGTGACGGGCCCCCGCCCGTCCCGCTGA
- a CDS encoding quinone oxidoreductase family protein, whose product MRAMQATRHGGPEVLAEAEMPDPVPGPGQTLVDVEAAGVNFADLKRLEGSYNPSPTPFVPGSEVIGRTEDGRRVMGFAGQAYASKAVLDHPVEVPESLGAGAALALLVQGLSAWHLLRTAARLAPGETVVVNAAAGGVGHLAVQLAREFGAGRVIGTASTAGKRALVMELGADAAVDGEADGYAERVAEANEGRPADVVLDAVGGAVFEAALGALAPFGRLVTYGSSSGQPPAPVDPGLLAQRNIAVAGYWLGGSLHLPGTMDPLRDLLELTAAGRLRPMAGGDYPLAEAGRALEDLAARRTTGKLVLRP is encoded by the coding sequence ATGAGAGCGATGCAAGCGACCCGTCATGGCGGCCCCGAGGTGCTGGCCGAGGCCGAGATGCCGGACCCGGTGCCGGGGCCCGGCCAGACTCTGGTGGACGTGGAGGCGGCCGGCGTCAACTTCGCCGACCTCAAGCGGCTGGAGGGCAGCTACAACCCGTCACCGACACCGTTCGTGCCCGGCTCCGAGGTGATCGGCCGGACCGAGGACGGGCGGCGGGTGATGGGCTTCGCGGGGCAGGCGTACGCGTCCAAGGCGGTCCTCGACCACCCGGTGGAGGTGCCGGAGAGTCTGGGCGCCGGGGCGGCGCTCGCGCTGCTCGTCCAGGGCCTTTCGGCCTGGCACCTGCTGCGCACGGCCGCCCGGCTGGCGCCGGGGGAGACGGTGGTGGTCAACGCGGCCGCCGGCGGCGTCGGCCACCTGGCGGTGCAGCTTGCCCGCGAGTTCGGCGCGGGCCGGGTGATCGGCACCGCCTCGACGGCCGGCAAGCGGGCCCTGGTGATGGAGCTGGGCGCCGACGCGGCGGTGGACGGCGAGGCCGACGGCTACGCCGAGCGGGTGGCCGAGGCCAACGAGGGCCGCCCGGCCGACGTGGTGCTGGACGCCGTGGGCGGCGCCGTGTTCGAGGCGGCCCTGGGCGCGCTGGCCCCGTTCGGGCGACTGGTCACCTACGGCAGCTCGTCCGGGCAACCGCCGGCTCCGGTCGACCCCGGGCTGCTCGCCCAGCGCAACATCGCGGTGGCGGGCTACTGGCTCGGCGGCTCGCTGCACCTGCCGGGCACCATGGACCCGCTGCGCGACCTGCTGGAGCTCACCGCCGCGGGCCGGCTGCGGCCCATGGCCGGCGGCGACTACCCGCTGGCGGAGGCCGGGCGTGCCCTGGAGGACCTGGCGGCCCGCCGCACCACCGGCAAGCTGGTGCTCCGCCCCTGA
- the dapB gene encoding 4-hydroxy-tetrahydrodipicolinate reductase, translated as MIKVGVLGARGRVGVEVCKAVEAASDMELVAALDKDDSIEGLAGAEVVVDFTHPDVVMGNLQWAIEHGIHPVVGTTGFDAARLDTVREWLAAAPGTGALIAPNFGIAAVLMMHFAQQAARYFESAEIVELHHPNKADAPSGTARHTAELVAEARAKAGMGAMPDATSTALDGARGADVDGVRVHAVRLAGLIAHQEVLLGGDGEILTIRHDTMSRAAFTPGVLLGVRRVRERPGLTVGLEALLDL; from the coding sequence GTGATCAAGGTAGGTGTGCTCGGCGCCCGCGGTCGCGTGGGCGTCGAGGTGTGCAAGGCGGTCGAGGCGGCTTCCGACATGGAGCTGGTGGCCGCACTCGACAAGGACGACAGCATCGAGGGCCTCGCGGGCGCCGAGGTGGTCGTCGACTTCACCCATCCCGACGTGGTGATGGGCAATCTCCAGTGGGCCATCGAGCACGGCATCCACCCGGTGGTCGGCACCACCGGCTTCGACGCCGCCCGGCTCGACACGGTGCGCGAATGGCTGGCCGCCGCACCCGGCACCGGCGCCCTGATCGCCCCCAACTTCGGCATCGCGGCCGTGCTCATGATGCACTTCGCGCAGCAGGCGGCCCGCTACTTCGAGTCCGCCGAGATCGTCGAGCTGCACCACCCGAACAAGGCCGACGCCCCCTCCGGCACCGCCCGCCACACGGCCGAGCTGGTCGCCGAGGCCCGCGCCAAGGCCGGCATGGGCGCCATGCCCGACGCCACCAGCACCGCCCTCGACGGCGCGCGCGGCGCCGACGTCGACGGGGTCCGCGTGCACGCCGTACGGCTGGCCGGGCTGATCGCCCACCAGGAGGTGCTGCTCGGCGGCGACGGCGAGATCCTCACGATCAGGCACGACACGATGAGCCGCGCCGCGTTCACCCCGGGCGTGCTGCTCGGCGTGCGGCGGGTGCGCGAGCGGCCCGGCCTGACCGTCGGCCTGGAGGCCCTGCTCGACCTCTGA
- a CDS encoding GntR family transcriptional regulator, translating to MLDREGDTHLYLQISRIVRTRIADGLPPGAPVPSEAQLQQEFGVARTTARRAIGVLRDEGIVHAVPGQGVFVGAPGQAPRSPRKMPLYQQIATELSAAILTGGLRPRRPIPGETALAQRYDVARETVRRAMALLREEGWIYTVPQRGSYVSPEEHWPSR from the coding sequence ATGCTCGATCGCGAGGGTGACACCCATCTCTACCTGCAGATCAGTCGGATCGTTCGCACACGAATCGCCGACGGCCTTCCACCGGGCGCGCCCGTTCCGAGCGAGGCGCAGCTCCAGCAGGAGTTCGGAGTGGCCCGCACCACCGCGCGCCGAGCGATCGGAGTGCTGCGCGACGAGGGGATCGTCCACGCGGTACCAGGCCAAGGTGTGTTCGTCGGAGCCCCGGGGCAGGCACCGCGTTCTCCTCGCAAGATGCCCCTCTATCAGCAGATAGCGACCGAGCTCAGCGCCGCCATCCTGACCGGCGGGTTACGCCCACGTCGGCCCATTCCAGGCGAGACCGCCCTGGCACAGCGGTACGACGTGGCCCGCGAGACCGTACGGCGGGCCATGGCGCTCCTTCGGGAGGAGGGGTGGATTTACACCGTCCCCCAGCGCGGCAGCTACGTCTCGCCCGAGGAGCACTGGCCTAGTCGCTGA
- a CDS encoding aminotransferase-like domain-containing protein, giving the protein MDNDSSIAQIAAILRDEVTRLRPGDRLPSSREIMRRHNVGPVTVSRAIGRLAAEGRVVTRPGSGAFVAHPPERPAEAADLSWQTVALGDRVVDESAVVNLLSGAPEGVVPLTGGYLHPGLRPDRQLAAAAARAVRRPDAWAMPPLNGLAELRRWFAAEAGGDVTAGDALIVSGGQAALTHAFRALAAPGTRILVETPTYPGALAAAKAAGLRAAAVPMDRDGVRPDLLAEAFAVTGARVFLTQPTLHNPTGATLPPERRRQVLQVAREAGAFVIEDDFARYLTGQAPPPMVSMDPHGTVVYIASLTKILSPSMRVAAVIARGPAAHRLRASQLVESFFVARPLQETALEFLGSPGWRRHLEAVQAEIMVRRDTLAAELAIRMPAAELHLLPRGGMHLWLRLPPEVDEGALVEAAKRNGALVSPGRMYYPSEPPGPRVRVTHIAATHLRELAEGARRLGQALDQVLAKTS; this is encoded by the coding sequence ATGGATAACGATAGCAGTATCGCTCAGATCGCCGCGATACTGCGCGACGAGGTCACCCGGCTGCGCCCCGGCGACCGTCTCCCGTCCAGCCGCGAGATCATGCGGCGCCACAACGTCGGCCCCGTGACCGTCTCGCGCGCCATCGGCCGGCTGGCCGCGGAGGGCCGGGTGGTCACCAGGCCGGGCAGCGGCGCCTTCGTCGCGCACCCGCCGGAGCGCCCCGCCGAGGCGGCCGACCTTTCGTGGCAGACCGTCGCCCTGGGCGACCGCGTCGTGGACGAGTCGGCCGTGGTCAACCTGCTCAGCGGCGCCCCCGAGGGCGTGGTGCCGCTCACCGGCGGCTACCTGCATCCCGGGTTGCGGCCCGACAGGCAGCTCGCCGCCGCGGCGGCACGGGCCGTGCGCCGGCCGGACGCCTGGGCGATGCCGCCGCTGAACGGGCTGGCAGAGCTGCGCCGGTGGTTCGCGGCGGAGGCCGGCGGCGACGTGACGGCGGGCGACGCCCTCATCGTCTCCGGCGGCCAGGCCGCGCTGACGCACGCCTTCCGCGCGCTGGCGGCCCCGGGGACGCGAATCCTCGTGGAGACGCCGACCTATCCGGGGGCGCTGGCCGCGGCGAAGGCGGCGGGCCTGCGGGCGGCGGCCGTGCCGATGGACCGCGACGGCGTCCGGCCCGACCTGCTCGCCGAGGCGTTCGCGGTGACGGGCGCGCGGGTGTTCCTCACCCAGCCGACGCTGCACAACCCGACGGGCGCGACGCTGCCACCTGAACGCCGCCGCCAGGTGCTCCAGGTGGCCCGGGAGGCGGGCGCGTTCGTCATCGAGGACGATTTCGCCCGATACCTGACCGGCCAGGCTCCTCCGCCGATGGTCTCGATGGATCCGCACGGCACGGTCGTCTACATCGCCTCGCTCACCAAGATCCTGTCACCGAGCATGCGAGTGGCGGCGGTGATCGCGCGCGGGCCCGCCGCGCACCGGTTGCGGGCCAGCCAGCTCGTGGAGTCGTTCTTCGTGGCCAGGCCGTTGCAGGAGACGGCGTTGGAGTTCCTCGGCTCGCCCGGCTGGCGGCGGCATCTGGAGGCCGTGCAGGCGGAGATCATGGTCCGCCGCGACACCCTGGCGGCCGAGCTGGCGATCCGGATGCCCGCGGCCGAGCTGCACCTGCTGCCGCGGGGCGGCATGCACCTGTGGCTCCGGCTTCCGCCTGAGGTGGACGAGGGCGCGCTGGTCGAGGCGGCCAAGCGCAACGGCGCGCTGGTCAGCCCCGGCCGGATGTACTACCCGTCGGAGCCGCCCGGGCCCCGCGTCCGGGTGACGCACATCGCGGCCACCCACCTGCGCGAGCTGGCGGAGGGCGCCCGGCGGCTCGGGCAGGCGCTCGATCAGGTGCTGGCGAAGACGTCGTAG
- a CDS encoding DMT family transporter: protein MREHNSAIASERIAVSTPGTPVPTPSGSSAARAGRTGTALAFLGVLAFSGSFPATVHAMRGFDPWLVAVGRAVLAGAIALVCLKAARVPLLPPRDRWPSYALISLGVVFGFPVFSGLALDLGATTAHSAVVIGLLPAATAACAVLRAGERPRPLFWAACTAGAAAITAFTFTRDQGVANAAWADLLLVGALLSAAVGYTEGGRLARVTPGWQVISHALVLSLPLTVPVTAVLAATTPLRPSAEALAGFAYVGVVSMFLGFLPWYAGLARGGIARAGQTQLTQPLLTLVWAWFLLGERFGPATVAGALAVLACVAVTQRTRA from the coding sequence ATGAGGGAACATAATAGCGCTATCGCCTCGGAGCGGATAGCAGTATCCACACCGGGCACCCCCGTCCCCACGCCCTCCGGCTCCTCCGCCGCGCGGGCCGGCAGGACCGGAACCGCGCTGGCCTTCCTCGGTGTCCTCGCGTTCTCGGGGTCGTTCCCGGCCACCGTCCACGCGATGCGCGGGTTCGACCCGTGGCTCGTCGCCGTCGGCCGGGCCGTGCTCGCCGGGGCGATAGCACTTGTCTGTCTCAAGGCCGCCCGCGTGCCACTGCTACCGCCCCGCGACCGCTGGCCCTCCTACGCGCTGATCTCCCTCGGCGTCGTCTTCGGCTTCCCCGTCTTCAGCGGCCTGGCCCTCGACCTCGGCGCCACGACCGCCCACTCCGCCGTCGTGATCGGCCTGCTGCCCGCCGCCACAGCCGCCTGCGCCGTGCTGCGGGCCGGCGAACGTCCCCGCCCGCTGTTCTGGGCCGCCTGCACGGCCGGCGCCGCCGCCATCACCGCCTTCACCTTCACCCGCGACCAGGGCGTGGCGAACGCGGCCTGGGCCGACCTGCTCCTGGTCGGCGCCCTGCTGTCGGCCGCCGTCGGCTACACCGAGGGCGGCAGGCTCGCCCGTGTCACCCCCGGCTGGCAGGTGATCTCCCACGCCCTCGTGCTGTCGCTGCCCCTCACCGTCCCGGTGACGGCGGTGCTCGCCGCCACCACGCCCCTTCGACCGTCCGCCGAGGCGCTGGCCGGGTTCGCGTACGTGGGGGTGGTGTCGATGTTCCTGGGCTTCCTGCCCTGGTACGCCGGCCTGGCCCGGGGCGGCATCGCCAGGGCGGGCCAGACCCAGCTCACCCAGCCGCTGCTCACCCTGGTGTGGGCCTGGTTCCTGCTGGGGGAGCGGTTCGGCCCGGCCACCGTGGCCGGCGCCCTGGCCGTCCTGGCCTGCGTCGCCGTGACGCAGCGCACCCGCGCCTGA
- a CDS encoding M16 family metallopeptidase translates to MTTTTTLHPGRDGAGVVQRTVLPGGLRVVTETMPTVRSVAVGMWVGIGSRDEAPEHMGATHFLEHLLFKGTPTRDAMEISASIEGIGGEINAFTAKEYTCYYARVLDEDLKVAVDVLADVVTSSLVTDDDVESERGVILEEIAMHDDDPSDVVHEQFAAALYGDSPIGRPILGTVESINALGRERIAEYYRRYYEPRRTVVSVAGNIRHEEVVELVARAYERAGALGGPDESELPRTSGPGAETHSRVRVLDRPTEQANLVLGTTGMARTDDRRFALSVLNAALGGGMSSRLFQEIREKRGLAYSAYSYTSAYADTGQFGIYVGCLPSKIDDVLKICRDEVARVVSEGLSADEITRGKGQMRGGLVLGLEDTGSRMSRIGKNELVYDELLSVDDVLARIEAVTPGEIAEVAADVLNRPLTLAVIGPYGDKDFSDAIS, encoded by the coding sequence GTGACCACGACAACTACGCTGCACCCCGGCCGCGACGGGGCCGGGGTCGTCCAGCGCACCGTCCTCCCCGGTGGGCTGCGCGTGGTGACCGAGACCATGCCGACCGTGCGCAGCGTCGCGGTCGGCATGTGGGTCGGCATCGGCTCGCGTGACGAGGCCCCCGAGCACATGGGGGCCACCCACTTCCTCGAACACCTGCTGTTCAAAGGCACCCCCACGCGCGACGCCATGGAGATCTCGGCGTCCATCGAGGGCATCGGCGGGGAGATCAACGCCTTCACCGCCAAGGAATACACCTGCTACTACGCGCGGGTGCTGGACGAGGACCTCAAGGTCGCGGTCGACGTGCTCGCCGATGTGGTGACCAGCTCGCTCGTCACCGACGACGACGTCGAGTCGGAGCGGGGCGTGATCCTGGAGGAGATCGCCATGCACGACGACGACCCGTCCGACGTCGTGCACGAGCAGTTCGCCGCCGCCCTCTACGGCGACTCGCCGATCGGGCGGCCCATCCTCGGCACCGTCGAGTCGATCAACGCGCTCGGCCGCGAGCGGATCGCCGAGTACTACCGCCGCTACTACGAGCCGCGTCGCACGGTCGTCTCGGTGGCGGGCAACATCCGCCACGAGGAGGTCGTGGAGCTGGTCGCGCGGGCCTACGAACGGGCCGGCGCGCTCGGCGGGCCGGACGAGTCGGAGCTGCCCCGCACGAGCGGCCCCGGCGCCGAGACCCACTCCAGGGTCCGGGTCCTCGACCGGCCCACCGAGCAGGCCAACCTGGTGCTCGGCACCACCGGCATGGCCCGCACCGACGACCGCCGCTTCGCGCTCAGCGTGCTCAACGCCGCGCTCGGCGGCGGCATGTCGTCGCGGCTGTTCCAGGAGATCCGCGAGAAACGCGGCCTGGCCTACTCCGCCTACAGCTACACCTCGGCCTACGCCGACACCGGGCAGTTCGGCATCTACGTCGGCTGCCTGCCGTCGAAGATCGACGACGTGCTCAAGATCTGCCGTGACGAGGTGGCCCGCGTGGTGAGCGAGGGCCTGTCGGCCGACGAGATCACGCGGGGCAAGGGGCAGATGCGCGGCGGGCTCGTCCTCGGCCTGGAGGACACCGGCTCGCGCATGTCGCGGATCGGCAAGAACGAGCTGGTCTACGACGAGCTGCTGTCGGTGGACGACGTGCTCGCCCGCATCGAGGCGGTCACCCCCGGCGAGATCGCCGAGGTGGCCGCCGACGTGCTCAACCGGCCGCTCACGCTCGCCGTGATCGGCCCGTACGGCGACAAGGACTTCTCCGACGCCATCTCCTGA
- a CDS encoding CGNR zinc finger domain-containing protein — protein sequence MLAPAETVRDFLNTYDVESDTDELASPAELAVWLRERGLTGPGDRAGDDDLATAVALREGLRAALRGEPADLPVLPLRVTVGDGPRVTAGGRPRLAPMNGGVRGALAAIAASVTGASWNRLKVCAEDTCQWAFVDASRNRSRSWCSMRVCGNRTKTRAYRARKQGSRPPQGRNTDTV from the coding sequence ATGCTGGCGCCCGCGGAGACCGTGCGCGACTTCCTCAACACCTATGACGTGGAGTCCGACACCGACGAGCTGGCCTCGCCGGCGGAGCTGGCGGTGTGGCTGCGCGAGCGCGGCCTGACGGGGCCGGGCGACCGCGCCGGCGACGACGACCTGGCCACGGCGGTCGCGCTGCGCGAAGGGCTGCGCGCCGCACTGCGGGGCGAGCCGGCCGACCTGCCCGTCCTCCCGCTGCGGGTGACCGTGGGTGACGGGCCGCGGGTGACCGCGGGTGGCAGGCCACGGCTGGCCCCGATGAACGGCGGTGTCCGGGGCGCGTTGGCGGCGATCGCCGCCTCCGTCACCGGCGCCTCGTGGAACCGGCTGAAGGTCTGCGCCGAGGACACCTGTCAGTGGGCGTTCGTCGACGCCTCCAGGAATCGATCACGCTCGTGGTGTTCCATGCGGGTTTGCGGCAACCGCACCAAAACACGCGCTTACCGGGCAAGGAAGCAGGGTTCGCGTCCTCCCCAAGGTCGAAACACCGATACGGTGTAA
- a CDS encoding 1,4-dihydroxy-2-naphthoate polyprenyltransferase, which yields MATPGQWIAGARPRTLPNAVVPVMVGTGVAIGEGGFVWWRALVALLVALLLQIGVNYANDYSDGVRGTDDQRVGPMRLVGSRVAAPRQVLAAALGCFAAAAVLGLTLVLATRAWWILLVGAAAIAAAWFYTGGKSPYGYRALGEAAVFVFFGIVPVTGTAYVQTEQLSWAALVASVPVGLLSCSMLVVNNLRDVDTDGQSGKRTLAVVLGAERTRRLYAACLVVPLAIAVAMTPLAPLAALAVLSGPLAILPVKTVLHGAVGPALIGVLQQTGKLQLVYGLLLTIGLAVSL from the coding sequence ATGGCAACCCCCGGCCAGTGGATCGCCGGCGCACGCCCGCGGACCCTGCCGAACGCCGTCGTGCCGGTCATGGTCGGCACCGGCGTGGCGATCGGCGAGGGCGGCTTCGTGTGGTGGCGGGCGCTCGTCGCCCTGCTCGTCGCGCTGCTGCTGCAGATCGGCGTCAACTACGCCAACGACTACAGCGACGGTGTCCGCGGCACCGACGACCAGCGGGTGGGCCCGATGCGTCTGGTCGGGTCACGGGTCGCCGCGCCGCGGCAGGTGCTGGCGGCGGCGCTGGGCTGCTTCGCCGCCGCCGCCGTGCTGGGCCTCACGCTCGTGCTGGCCACGCGCGCCTGGTGGATCCTCCTGGTGGGCGCCGCGGCGATCGCCGCCGCGTGGTTCTACACGGGCGGCAAGAGCCCGTACGGCTACCGCGCGCTGGGCGAGGCGGCGGTGTTCGTCTTCTTCGGGATCGTGCCCGTGACCGGCACGGCGTACGTGCAGACCGAGCAGCTCTCCTGGGCGGCGTTGGTGGCGTCGGTCCCGGTCGGGCTGCTGTCGTGCTCGATGCTCGTGGTCAACAACCTGCGTGACGTGGACACCGACGGGCAGTCGGGCAAGCGGACGCTGGCGGTCGTGCTGGGCGCCGAGCGCACCCGGCGGCTGTACGCGGCGTGCCTGGTCGTGCCGTTGGCGATCGCCGTGGCGATGACCCCGCTGGCGCCGCTGGCCGCGCTGGCGGTGCTCTCGGGGCCGCTGGCGATCCTGCCGGTCAAGACGGTGCTGCACGGCGCCGTGGGGCCCGCGCTGATCGGTGTCCTGCAGCAGACGGGCAAGCTGCAGCTCGTCTACGGGCTGCTCCTCACCATCGGCCTCGCCGTCAGCCTCTAG